The Primulina eburnea isolate SZY01 chromosome 8, ASM2296580v1, whole genome shotgun sequence genome contains a region encoding:
- the LOC140839414 gene encoding probable receptor-like serine/threonine-protein kinase At5g57670, giving the protein MKYIRTTSLRRLFSYKESSKDSIFAAQQNQPTVSQPFQKPTWKCFSYEEIFAATDGFSPENMAGRGGYAEVFRGVLEDGEAIAVKRLSKTSNDERKEKEFLSEIGTLGHVSHPNVTSLLGCCLDNGLYLVFQFSSKGSVSSLLHDEKLPVMDWKTRHKIAVGTARGLHYLHKRCPRRIIHRDIKASNILLTADFEPQISDFGLAKWLPSQWSHHSIVPIEGTFGHLAPEYFMHGVVDEKTDVFAFGVFVLELISGKKPVDNSHQSLHSWAKPILSQGNTKDVIDPRLVDDYNEIQLNKLAYAASLCIRASSIWRPTMSEVLEIILSEEEIDKEKWKTSKEEEDHEELWGFEDLECGSDGSFSISPRDSVSIGSSNYNQKINPTMIVIDMYKYKISK; this is encoded by the exons ATGAAATACATACGTACAACCAGCCTGAGGCGCCTGTTCTCCTACAAGGAGTCCTCCAAAGATTCCATTTTTGCTGCGCAGCAAAATCAACCCACCGTTTCACAGCCATTTCAGAAGCCCACTTGGAAATGCTTTTCCTACGAAGAAATCTTTGCTGCCACCGATGGGTTCTCCCCAG AGAATATGGCGGGGAGAGGGGGATATGCTGAGGTTTTCAGAGGAGTTTTGGAAGATGGGGAAGCAATTGCAGTGAAAAGGTTGTCCAAAACGTCGAATGACGAGAGAAAAGAGAAGGAATTCTTGAGTGAGATTGGGACATTGGGGCATGTTTCGCATCCAAACGTTACTTCGCTTCTTGGTTGCTGTCTTGATAATGGTCTCTATCTTGTTTTCCAGTTCTCTTCAAAGGGCTCTGTTTCTTCTCTTCTACATG ATGAGAAATTGCCAGTAATGGACTGGAAAACAAGACATAAAATTGCAGTTGGAACAGCTAGGGGCCTACATTACTTGCATAAGAGGTGTCCCAGAAGAATAATTCATAGGGACATCAAGGcatcaaatattttattgacAGCAGATTTTGAACCGCAG ATATCTGATTTTGGGTTGGCAAAATGGCTCCCTTCTCAATGGAGTCATCATTCAATAGTTCCAATAGAAGGAACTTTTGG ACATTTAGCACCGGAGTATTTTATGCATGGAGTCGTAGATGAAAAGACCGATGTATTTGCATTTGGAGTGTTTGTACTTGAGCTTATTTCTGGAAAGAAACCTGTGGATAACTCTCATCAAAGTTTGCATAGCTGG GCAAAACCAATATTAAGCCAAGGAAATACGAAAGATGTGATTGATCCGAGGCTTGTAGATGATTACAATGAAATACAGCTTAATAAGCTTGCATATGCAGCATCTCTGTGCATTCGAGCCTCTTCTATCTGGCGCCCTACGATGAGCGAG gtGTTGGAAATAATTTTATCGGAGGAAGAAATCGACAAGGAAAAATGGAAAACGTCCAAGGAAGAGGAAGATCACGAAGAACTTTGGGGTTTTGAGGATCTTGAATGTGGATCCGATGGTTCATTCTCAATCTCACCGAGAGACTCCGTCTCAATTGGGAGCTCTAACTACAATCAAAAAATAAATCCTACAATGATAGTAATTGATATGTATAAATACAAAATATCCAAATAA
- the LOC140839186 gene encoding uncharacterized protein, which yields MKKRKTIDSFFQQKEHTSASQDHSPSNIEVSIPSDQQFNKSPTIDIDVSSLEPDPALRTPIWKYPVNQMDEIRRAYIKMRPYQPIKKEYPPTNFGNQNRRFQSHWFKKFTWLEYSLVKNAAFCFPCFLFEYKHPRNPAFTIDGFKYWKRVNDGDRCTFLMHIGCNT from the coding sequence atgAAGAAAAGGAAAACCATCGACTCATTTTTTCAACAAAAAGAGCATACATCGGCAAGTCAGGACCATTCTCCATCAAATATTGAAGTCTCAATTCCCAGTGATCAACAATTTAACAAATCTCCTACAATTGATATTGATGTGAGTTCTCTTGAACCTGATCCGGCATTACGTACTCCGATATGGAAATATCCTGTTAATCAAATGGATGAAATTAGACGAGCTTATATCAAGATGAGGCCATATCAACCAATTAAGAAAGAGTATCCACCGACCAATTTTGGAAATCAAAATCGACGATTCCAAAGTCACTGGTTCAAAAAATTTACTTGGTTAGAGTACTCTCTTGTGAAAAATGCTGCATTTTGTTTTCCATGCTTCTTGTTTGAATATAAGCATCCTCGTAATCCTGCATTTACAATTGATGGATTCAAATATTGGAAGCGAGTTAATGATGGCGATAGATGCACATTTTTGATGCATATAGGATGCAATACTTAA
- the LOC140839185 gene encoding uncharacterized protein: MEYLDNLMNIPRHIDKVINAQSSEEKQKNRLRLTATIESIIWLTLQACAFRGHDESPSSNNRGNFIEMINFIGKMNKSIGDIVLEKAPKNAKYTSPDIQKDVLDIISNQVRAKIRKEIGDAKFCILVDEARDASNKEQMAIVLRFLDTEGFLRERFFTIVHVTDTTAATLKKEISDALGRYDLHIHNMRGQGYDGASNMRGSWNGLQALFLKDCSCAYYVHCFAHRLQLALTAAAEKEVSIWLFFSKLNSICNLINASPKRHGELHSAQRIEVAHMVATGERDTGRGCNQIGNLLRPGKTRWSSNFDSLCSMIDMYSSVITVLENMVDDGASNSIRGEASGALIAMKAFDFIFILHLMHKIMGITNLLCRALQEKSLDIFSAMDYVSTTKTLLRTLREEGFDLLLSHVKEVCVRYDIEIPHMEARYKSGTGRSCQHNDSITVEHYYRFDVFTAAIDFQVEELNNRFKDEAVELLKLSCALEPKENFKLFNVDHIYRLAEKFYYLDFDSQDLLHLRMQLDHYKLDVAGHERFQNLSTISELCRRLFETNKSGTYDLIDR, from the coding sequence ATGGAATATCTTGACAATTTGATGAACATACCTCGTCATATTGACAAAGTGATAAATGCACAATCTTCAGAAGAAAAACAGAAGAACAGATTACGGCTTACAGCAACTATTGAAAGCATTATATGGCTCACTTTGCAAGCATGTGCATTTAGAGGGCATGATGAATCTCCATCTTCTAATAATCGTGGAAATTTTATCGAGATGATAAATTTTATAGGAAAAATGAATAAGAGTATTGGGGACATCGTCTTAGAGAAAGCTCCTAAGAATGCAAAGTATACTTCACCAGATATTCAGAAAGATGTCTTAGATATCATTTCCAACCAAGTGAGAGCCAAGATTCGTAAAGAAATTGGAGATGCAAAATTCTGCATTTTAGTTGATGAAGCGAGAGATGCATCTAACAAGGAGCAGATGGCTATTGTATTGAGATTTTTGGATACTGAAGGCTTTTTACGAGAGCGATTCTTTACCATTGTACACGTGACAGATACAACTGCTGCAACACTTAAGAAAGAAATATCTGATGCACTTGGTCGTTATGACTTGCATATCCACAACATGCGTGGACAGGGATATGATGGTGCTAGCAATATGCGGGGTTCTTGGAATGGATTGCAGGCTCTTTTCTTGAAAGATTGCTCGTGTGCATATTATGTACATTGTTTTGCTCATCGACTTCAACTAGCATTAACTGCAGCTGCTGAAAAAGAGGTATCCATTTGGTTATtcttttcaaaattgaattccATTTGCAATCTCATCAATGCATCTCCTAAACGGCATGGTGAGTTACATTCTGCTCAAAGAATTGAAGTTGCGCATATGGTAGCTACTGGTGAACGTGATACAGGTAGAGGATGTAATCAAATTGGAAATTTATTACGACCTGGAAAGACTCGTTGGAGTTCTAATTTCGACTCACTTTGTAGCATGATTGATATGTATAGCTCTGTGATTACCGTGTTGGAAAATATGGTGGATGATGGAGCTTCTAATTCCATTCGTGGTGAAGCTAGTGGTGCATTGATTGCGATGAAGGCTTTTgatttcatattcatattacACTTGATGCATAAGATAATGGGGATAACAAATCTGCTTTGTCGAGCATTGCAAGAGAAATCTCTAGATATTTTTAGTGCAATGGATTATGTTTCAACAACTAAAACTTTGCTTCGTACTTTGAGAGAAGAAGGATTTGATCTCCTACTTAGTCATGTGAAAGAAGTTTGTGTTAGGTATGACATTGAGATACCTCACATGGAAGCTCGTTATAAATCTGGTACAGGTCGTTCTTGTCAACATAATGATTCAATCACAGTTGAGCACTACTATCGATTTGATGTATTTACAGCTGCAATTGATTTTCAAGTTGAAGAGCTTAATAATAGATTCAAAGATGAGGCAGTTGAACTTCTTAAACTTAGTTGTGCTTTGGAACCTAAAGAAAATTTCAAGCTTTTTAATGTTGATCATATCTATCGACTTGCTGAGAAATTCTATTATCTTGATTTCGATTCACAAGATTTGCTTCACTTGAGAATGCAATTGGATCACTATAAACTTGATGTTGCTGGCCATGAAAGATTTCAGAATTTATCAACTATTTCTGAATTATGTCGAAGATTATTTGAGACAAATAAGTCAGGAACCTACGATTTGATTGACAGGTGA